ATTCAGAAAAATCACTTTTAATATTTTTTAAAATAGTTTTAATATTTTTAATTAAGATTTGTACACTTTCATATGCACTATCTATTTTTTTCTTCTTGTCTACTAGTTTTTCATTTTTAGCTTTTTCTTGTTTTAGTTCTTTTTTTAGAGTAAGAATTTGAGCATCTAATAACTCGATTTGGGATGCTAAATTATCAAATTCTTTTTGTTTATTTTTAACGTCAAGTTGTAATTTAAAGTTTTCACTATCTGAAGCTTTAATTTCTGATTTTAGTTTTTTTAATTCTTTATTTTGATGATCAACTGAACCTTTTAATCAATCTAATCTATCTTTTTTAGTTTTTTTATCACTATTTATATTAGAAATTTTAGAATCAAGATCATTTATTTCTTTATTTAACGCATCTCGTTTTTCATTTAATTCACTTGATTGATCAGTTAATTTTTTAACTTCTTTTTCTAGTTGTTGTTTTTGTGAATTTAAGGAAGATAATTCATTAGTTTTTCTAGTGATTTCTTGTTGATTTTGATCTAGAGTTTGTTTAATTGAATTGTATTGTCTTTCTAAGGTTGACAAATTATTTTGTTGAGATTCAATTATTTGTTTTAAACTGTTAACTAATTTTTCTTTACTAGTTTTTGTTTTATTTAATTCATCAATTTGAGAAGCTAAGTCAGTTTTTTCAACTTTTAATCTTTTTATTCTTTTATCTAAAGTTTCTAAGTCTTTTTCTAATTTTTTAATTTGTTCTTGTTTTTGTTGTTCTTGTTTTTTAGCTTTATCTAATTTAGCTTCAAGTTCTTGTTTTTGTTGTTTTGAATTTTTAATAGAATCTAAATAACTTTCTTTTTGAGTTGTTAGTTGTTTTAATTCATTTTTCTTTTTTTCTAGTTGTTCATTTAATGTATTATTTTCAGATGTTGAGTTTTGTTTTTGTTTTTCAAGTTCTTGTATTTGTTGAGTTAATAAACTAATTTGAGAATTAGTTTGATCTAATTGAGTTTGAAGATCTTTTATTTGATTTTCTTTATTTCTAATTTCTGAATTAACTTTGTCAATATCAGTTTGTTTTTCTTTTTTTAATTCAGAAATTTTAGTTTTAATAGTTTGGATTTGATCTTTAGTTTCTTTAATTTGTTTATTTATATTTACTAATTTATTATTATTTTTGCTAAGTTCATCTGTGCTTTTGTTAAGTTCCTCTAACAAATTAGCTAACTCAGTTTGTTTTTCTTTTAAAACAACTTTTTGTTGATTTAGTTCAACTTGTTTTTGAGTTTTAGAATCATTTAATGTATTAGTTTGTTTATTAAGTTCTAATAGTTCTTTTTCTAATTTCTTATAATGACTTATTTTAGTTTTTAATTTAAATATAAGTAAATAGTCTTTATTAATTTGGTTTTTTAGTGTAGCTATTTCTTGTTGTTTTTTATCTTTATTTTTAATAAGTTGGTCAAGTTCTTTTTTTAGAGATTCAATGTCAGTTATAGTAGTGTTAATTTCATTATTCTTTTTAGCTAGTTCAGATTCTTTATTTTTAATTTCTTTAATAAAGTAATCTTTTAGTTCATCTTTATGTTCTTTAGTTTTTTTAAGATTTTTTAATTCAGATTCAGATTTAATTTTTAGATCATTTTTAGTTTTTGACTCTAATTTTAGATTAGTTAAATCTCTTGTTAATTTACTAATCATTTGTTTTTGATCAGAATCTTTTTTAATAAGTTCTTTTTGTTTTTGTTTTAACTCATTAAATTTATCTTTACTACTAATAAAATTCTTTTCATCTTCTAAAAGTAAAACTTTTAATTGGTTTTCTTTAGTATTAATATCATCACTAACACTTTTTAATTGCTTTTCAAGTTCTTTAACTTCGTTTTGATGTGTATTTAAAAAGCTTCTTTGATTATGAATATTTTTATATACAACATATGAAAAACCTGCTGCTGAAAACACACTAATAGCAGCAAGTAATGCCACTAATTTTTTCATAATAACCTCTAAATTAACGTTACATTCTAATTTAATTTTATTACTTTTAGTTTTTTATGAAAAAAAGGTATTGTAATTTCCTAAAAATTTAAATAAAATAATTATTTATAGTTTTTATA
This genomic window from Mycoplasma mycoides subsp. capri contains:
- a CDS encoding helix-rich protein; this translates as MKKLVALLAAISVFSAAGFSYVVYKNIHNQRSFLNTHQNEVKELEKQLKSVSDDINTKENQLKVLLLEDEKNFISSKDKFNELKQKQKELIKKDSDQKQMISKLTRDLTNLKLESKTKNDLKIKSESELKNLKKTKEHKDELKDYFIKEIKNKESELAKKNNEINTTITDIESLKKELDQLIKNKDKKQQEIATLKNQINKDYLLIFKLKTKISHYKKLEKELLELNKQTNTLNDSKTQKQVELNQQKVVLKEKQTELANLLEELNKSTDELSKNNNKLVNINKQIKETKDQIQTIKTKISELKKEKQTDIDKVNSEIRNKENQIKDLQTQLDQTNSQISLLTQQIQELEKQKQNSTSENNTLNEQLEKKKNELKQLTTQKESYLDSIKNSKQQKQELEAKLDKAKKQEQQKQEQIKKLEKDLETLDKRIKRLKVEKTDLASQIDELNKTKTSKEKLVNSLKQIIESQQNNLSTLERQYNSIKQTLDQNQQEITRKTNELSSLNSQKQQLEKEVKKLTDQSSELNEKRDALNKEINDLDSKISNINSDKKTKKDRLDWLKGSVDHQNKELKKLKSEIKASDSENFKLQLDVKNKQKEFDNLASQIELLDAQILTLKKELKQEKAKNEKLVDKKKKIDSAYESVQILIKNIKTILKNIKSDFSELNKEIKTLKESSDKYIQYIEQWLNPKEDDKNFEKYYLFLIGFQNEIEPKQTAIKQITQKLKDNSTSLDNIVKEINQKIQEITS